In Roseiconus lacunae, a genomic segment contains:
- a CDS encoding tetratricopeptide repeat protein, translated as MERSQAIGQRDNERVNERTGMSGSTSAPEHRSDPPSAIIETSPIDPRQETQLASQALNDEEFESAYRHARNAYRASPDDPAVMFVMARVLGQRQRFPEAIRMLDRVAKQDPNATLPALGQSAQWLIQDGQWDKAESRLKKILEFVPAAAMVERELAKLYLRQGRRDEAARYIKTLTQQGEISAIYLRTLIQVAIELGDESSGQAEESIGRLGVAKSLAGKPSSEKPTSGKQTRKQAGYRAALEVLDGPVLHRLELPVHEAAFRGRLLAYIDDQSALNEWAEDWNETFVDSPVASQLPDAWFALGHWHAHHGRIDLAIESFCYVVLRDPTDAEAYANLAELTEGAEPGRSADLSGRSEAIKRTRMLAKSVTAGGSQQVDLPSIEALAKQLRELRRVDEALAWEGLKIAFDSSLTASQREAAMGSINRERVDYVNSLAGKTPTVDMSFVLCGLDPPRENRVAKEAN; from the coding sequence GAAGTGATCCGCCATCGGCGATTATCGAAACGTCTCCGATCGATCCAAGGCAGGAAACCCAACTTGCGTCACAGGCATTAAATGACGAAGAGTTCGAGTCCGCGTACCGGCACGCGCGCAACGCCTATCGGGCGAGCCCCGATGATCCTGCGGTAATGTTCGTGATGGCTCGCGTCCTTGGACAGCGTCAACGTTTTCCCGAAGCGATTCGGATGCTCGACCGAGTCGCCAAACAAGATCCCAACGCGACACTTCCGGCACTCGGCCAATCGGCCCAGTGGTTGATACAGGATGGCCAATGGGATAAAGCGGAATCGCGATTGAAGAAGATCCTCGAATTCGTACCGGCTGCGGCGATGGTCGAACGAGAATTGGCCAAACTGTATCTTCGCCAAGGAAGACGCGACGAAGCTGCCCGATACATAAAAACGCTCACACAGCAGGGTGAGATCTCCGCGATCTACTTGAGAACATTAATTCAAGTCGCGATTGAACTTGGAGATGAATCCTCGGGGCAGGCCGAGGAGTCGATCGGACGATTGGGCGTTGCCAAATCGTTGGCTGGAAAACCAAGTTCGGAGAAACCGACGTCCGGAAAACAAACACGCAAACAGGCTGGGTACCGGGCCGCACTCGAGGTACTCGATGGTCCGGTGCTTCATCGGCTAGAGCTTCCCGTGCATGAAGCCGCATTTCGCGGACGGTTGTTGGCCTACATTGACGACCAATCGGCTCTGAATGAATGGGCCGAGGATTGGAACGAGACTTTTGTTGACTCGCCGGTTGCGTCGCAGTTGCCGGATGCTTGGTTTGCATTGGGGCACTGGCATGCCCACCATGGCAGAATCGACTTGGCGATCGAATCGTTTTGCTACGTCGTGCTTCGTGACCCAACCGATGCGGAAGCGTATGCCAACTTAGCCGAGTTGACCGAAGGGGCCGAGCCGGGGCGATCGGCGGATTTGTCGGGGAGATCTGAAGCGATCAAGCGGACGCGAATGCTGGCCAAATCGGTAACCGCCGGAGGCAGCCAGCAAGTTGATCTGCCGTCGATCGAAGCACTGGCAAAGCAGTTGCGAGAACTTCGCCGAGTCGACGAAGCGCTCGCATGGGAGGGGTTGAAGATCGCCTTCGATTCGAGTCTCACCGCTTCGCAGAGAGAAGCAGCGATGGGATCGATCAACCGCGAGCGAGTCGACTACGTGAATTCCCTTGCGGGGAAAACGCCGACGGTGGACATGTCATTCGTACTCTGCGGCTTGGATCCACCGCGGGAAAACAGGGTCGCGAAGGAAGCAAACTGA
- a CDS encoding DUF1501 domain-containing protein, giving the protein MNHSPTAKTNPIGPGLKRRYFLRSAAGGASLLGMSMLDNQRIRARESIPQPDFPPRAKRVIWLFMHGGPSHVDLFDPKPALKKYAGSPLPDSFGNVMTRRRVAKNPLLGPIRPFRPRGESGIEISDFLPEISTIADDICVIRSLHGDSVNHPQSVYQMNTGSILMGHPSFGSWLAYGLGTENENMPAFVVLPDPRGGLKGGPAAWGNGFLPAVYQGTTMRAGKTPILNLNSPAGISDQRQRSTLDLLSQFNRRHFKQRDSDDDLAARMESYELAFRMQSAAPEAVDLSQESAATLSHYGIDHPTTRDFGQRCLLARRLIERGVRIVQVYSGDTNGWDAHQDVDQNHTEYCARTDKPVAALIKDLKRSGLLDDTLVIWCGEFGRMPMSEQGKGRDHNPWGYCGWLAGAGISGGRTYGATDDIGLRATEDTVHVNEFHATLLHLMGLNPLGLSYPHNGLDERLIGPSEVDVVEGLLS; this is encoded by the coding sequence ATGAACCATTCACCCACTGCAAAAACGAACCCGATCGGTCCTGGGCTGAAGCGTCGTTATTTCTTGCGATCTGCCGCCGGCGGCGCGAGCTTGCTCGGGATGTCCATGCTGGACAATCAACGTATACGGGCCCGAGAATCGATCCCCCAGCCAGACTTTCCCCCGCGCGCCAAGCGTGTGATTTGGTTGTTCATGCATGGTGGTCCCAGCCATGTGGATCTGTTTGACCCAAAACCGGCTCTCAAGAAATACGCCGGCAGTCCACTGCCGGATAGCTTTGGCAACGTGATGACCCGCCGCCGGGTTGCGAAGAATCCTCTGCTTGGCCCGATTCGTCCCTTCCGTCCACGCGGCGAATCCGGAATCGAGATTTCTGATTTCTTGCCTGAGATATCAACGATCGCCGATGACATCTGTGTGATCCGTTCGCTGCACGGCGATAGCGTCAATCATCCCCAGTCGGTCTATCAAATGAACACCGGCAGCATTTTGATGGGGCATCCCAGTTTTGGTAGTTGGTTGGCGTACGGGCTGGGCACCGAAAACGAGAACATGCCAGCCTTCGTCGTTTTGCCCGATCCACGCGGTGGATTGAAAGGCGGTCCGGCGGCATGGGGCAATGGGTTTCTGCCGGCGGTCTATCAAGGGACGACGATGCGGGCCGGTAAGACGCCGATCCTGAATCTTAACTCACCCGCCGGGATCAGTGACCAGCGGCAACGTTCGACACTTGACCTGCTCAGTCAGTTCAACCGGCGCCATTTTAAACAGCGCGATTCCGACGATGACCTCGCCGCTCGAATGGAGTCTTACGAGTTGGCGTTTCGGATGCAGTCGGCTGCCCCCGAAGCAGTGGATCTTTCGCAAGAGTCGGCTGCGACGTTGTCCCATTACGGAATTGATCATCCGACGACCCGCGATTTTGGACAACGTTGCCTGCTGGCGAGACGATTAATCGAACGCGGAGTTCGTATCGTTCAGGTCTATTCCGGCGATACCAACGGCTGGGACGCGCACCAAGACGTCGACCAGAATCATACCGAATACTGTGCCCGAACCGACAAACCCGTTGCGGCACTGATCAAGGACCTGAAACGATCGGGACTACTCGATGACACCTTGGTGATCTGGTGTGGCGAATTCGGGCGGATGCCGATGAGCGAACAAGGCAAGGGCCGTGATCACAATCCTTGGGGTTACTGTGGTTGGTTAGCAGGAGCCGGGATCTCGGGAGGCCGAACGTATGGCGCGACCGATGACATCGGATTGCGAGCGACCGAGGATACAGTTCACGTGAATGAATTTCACGCCACACTGCTGCACCTGATGGGACTCAATCCGCTGGGGCTTTCCTATCCACACAACGGACTTGACGAACGTCTGATTGGCCCCAGCGAAGTTGACGTGGTGGAGGGCTTGCTATCGTGA
- a CDS encoding DUF1549 and DUF1553 domain-containing protein, with the protein MIPRPIEHYIRWFFAISYATFFTAISPAGEPPTIGPAETQTIEEPEISKYDRDHWSFMPITAPPIPQVDDFSWAKTSIDRFVLASLESEGIRPADAANRSTLVRRLYWDLIGLPPTAEQARQFVQDDSPNAYDRLVDELLASPHHAQHAALAWLDLARFAETDGFEHDKIRPSAWRYRDWVIRALGNDLPYDTFIQWQIAGDELEPDNEEAQLATAFCVSGPDMPDINLIDERRHVLLNEMTSTVGSVVMALQFGCAQCHDHKYDAISQADFYRLRAFFDRSLNLKQNKSVTTLTSIQNDRPSRLMNRGDFRSPGPVVHAAYPRLLNANSDSPIDGAGQRAALAKWLTSSDHPLTARVIVNRVWQQHFGRGLVTTPSDFGVMSDEPSHPELLDHLASELIANDWSLKWLHRTIVRSQVYQLCSRPPADAANSDGVSHWQHALENDPENRLLARYPRRRLTGEAIRDGMLLVSDSLESTMGGPGFKPPLPAELLKTLLKGQWKITEDPAEHQRRSVYLFARRNLRYPFFATFDRPSADQPCACRNESTTAVQSLTLFNSQTSLDVSERLADRVLSVGPSRPEQINELFWRLFARSPAEKERTMAIDFLRSQTVLIESQDIDYQKRHASRLAMVDLCRGLLNSNAFVYVD; encoded by the coding sequence GTGATTCCACGTCCCATCGAACATTACATCCGTTGGTTCTTTGCGATCTCGTACGCGACCTTTTTCACCGCGATTTCGCCGGCCGGCGAGCCCCCGACGATCGGACCTGCCGAAACGCAGACGATCGAAGAGCCGGAGATTTCAAAATACGACCGTGATCATTGGTCGTTCATGCCAATCACCGCGCCGCCGATTCCCCAGGTAGACGACTTCTCTTGGGCGAAAACTTCGATTGACCGTTTTGTTTTGGCGTCGCTGGAATCGGAAGGTATCCGCCCGGCCGACGCCGCCAATCGATCGACGTTGGTGCGACGGCTGTATTGGGATCTGATCGGGCTTCCGCCGACGGCCGAGCAAGCTCGACAGTTCGTTCAAGACGACTCCCCGAATGCCTACGATCGTCTCGTTGACGAATTGTTGGCGTCACCGCATCACGCGCAACATGCGGCACTTGCTTGGTTGGATTTGGCTCGGTTTGCCGAGACCGATGGTTTCGAACACGACAAAATCCGCCCTTCAGCCTGGCGTTATCGGGATTGGGTGATTCGTGCACTCGGCAACGATCTGCCCTATGACACGTTTATCCAGTGGCAAATTGCCGGCGATGAATTGGAACCGGATAATGAGGAAGCACAGCTGGCGACCGCATTTTGTGTCTCCGGGCCCGACATGCCGGATATCAACTTGATCGACGAACGGCGTCATGTACTGCTGAACGAAATGACGTCAACCGTGGGAAGTGTCGTGATGGCATTGCAGTTCGGGTGTGCACAGTGCCACGACCATAAGTATGACGCGATTAGCCAGGCCGACTTCTATCGCTTGCGTGCTTTTTTTGATCGATCGCTGAACCTAAAACAAAACAAGTCGGTGACAACGCTGACTAGCATCCAAAACGACAGGCCAAGTCGCCTGATGAACCGTGGCGATTTCCGCAGTCCCGGCCCGGTCGTTCATGCCGCCTATCCCCGGTTGTTGAATGCGAATTCGGATTCTCCAATCGATGGCGCCGGACAACGCGCCGCCTTGGCCAAATGGTTGACGTCGAGTGATCACCCCTTGACCGCTCGCGTGATCGTCAATCGTGTTTGGCAACAGCACTTTGGACGCGGTTTAGTGACCACCCCCAGTGACTTCGGTGTGATGAGTGATGAGCCATCACATCCAGAATTGCTGGATCATTTGGCGTCGGAATTGATCGCCAATGATTGGAGTCTGAAGTGGTTGCACCGAACCATCGTTCGATCACAGGTCTATCAACTTTGCAGTCGCCCACCGGCGGATGCCGCAAATTCTGATGGGGTGTCTCATTGGCAACACGCACTCGAAAACGACCCAGAAAATCGTTTGCTTGCACGCTACCCCCGGCGTCGTTTGACCGGTGAAGCGATCCGCGATGGGATGTTGCTGGTCAGCGATTCGTTGGAATCTACGATGGGTGGGCCTGGATTCAAACCACCGCTACCTGCGGAATTGCTCAAGACGCTGTTAAAAGGGCAATGGAAAATCACCGAGGATCCTGCCGAGCATCAGCGCCGCAGCGTCTACCTTTTTGCTCGTCGAAATTTGCGTTATCCGTTTTTCGCGACCTTTGACCGGCCTTCGGCTGACCAGCCGTGTGCGTGCCGAAATGAGTCGACAACGGCGGTTCAATCTCTGACGCTGTTTAATTCCCAAACCAGCCTTGATGTCTCGGAGCGGTTAGCCGATCGCGTGCTTTCGGTTGGTCCGTCACGGCCAGAACAGATTAACGAGTTATTTTGGCGATTGTTCGCGCGGTCGCCAGCTGAAAAAGAGCGGACGATGGCGATCGATTTTCTAAGGTCTCAAACGGTGCTGATCGAGTCCCAGGATATCGACTATCAGAAAAGGCACGCTTCACGTTTGGCGATGGTCGATCTGTGCCGTGGGCTGCTGAATTCGAACGCCTTTGTTTATGTTGATTAA
- a CDS encoding DUF1559 domain-containing protein: MNKQSPRRRRGFTLIELLVVVAIIGILVGLLLPAVQAAREAARRMSCSNNFKQIGLAIHNYESAYKVLPKHGSGTRSATNTNNAGVTGGGGGNNSLFLSYLVGTIPFLEQQGLWDTIVAPSSEMADGSTPARAWNAMGPVPWQGQYVPWASEIPALRCPSDPGNGLPALGRTNYAACLGDAIDFIHVGPPVFNDSSAPNRWSDSLAWRFNRTNAACRGVFVPRSSTRFRDILDGLSNTIMAGEIRTGLSDRNVSTNPLNAPGGDADVRDNPLLCRPFLDPESPTKWDDSVPNWQGAVTDGTLSADGQKRGFRWADSRPLFTGMNTILPPNTELCLAAGDGSIGVVSASSQHQGGAHILFADGSVQFISDSIEAGTSSAPSVWLNGANTTAPSNMPGASSPYGLWGSLGTRASNEVVQESFQ, from the coding sequence ATGAACAAACAATCTCCGCGCCGCCGGCGTGGTTTTACCTTGATTGAACTGTTAGTTGTTGTCGCGATCATCGGAATCCTGGTCGGCCTATTACTTCCCGCCGTCCAAGCGGCTCGCGAAGCGGCGCGACGCATGAGTTGTAGTAACAACTTCAAACAAATTGGGCTAGCGATCCACAACTATGAATCAGCCTACAAAGTGCTTCCGAAGCATGGCTCGGGGACTCGTAGCGCGACGAACACCAACAACGCGGGAGTCACCGGCGGCGGCGGCGGTAACAACTCGCTGTTTTTAAGTTACTTGGTCGGTACGATCCCATTCCTTGAACAACAGGGCCTGTGGGACACCATCGTCGCTCCGAGCAGTGAGATGGCAGACGGCTCGACGCCAGCGCGAGCTTGGAACGCGATGGGCCCGGTGCCATGGCAAGGACAATATGTTCCCTGGGCATCAGAAATTCCCGCGCTCCGCTGCCCCAGTGATCCGGGGAACGGCCTTCCCGCACTCGGACGCACCAACTACGCCGCCTGCCTTGGCGACGCGATTGACTTCATCCATGTGGGACCTCCGGTGTTCAACGACTCATCAGCACCCAACCGCTGGAGCGATAGCCTTGCTTGGCGTTTCAACCGCACCAATGCCGCTTGCCGCGGTGTGTTTGTCCCTCGCAGTTCGACCCGGTTTCGCGATATCCTTGATGGGCTTTCCAACACCATCATGGCCGGCGAAATTAGGACGGGCTTGAGCGACCGAAATGTTTCGACCAACCCATTGAATGCCCCAGGGGGCGACGCCGACGTTCGCGACAACCCTCTGCTGTGCCGTCCGTTTCTCGATCCAGAGTCACCAACCAAATGGGACGACAGTGTCCCCAACTGGCAAGGAGCCGTGACCGATGGGACGCTGTCGGCGGATGGTCAAAAACGTGGTTTCCGCTGGGCCGACAGTCGCCCGTTATTCACCGGGATGAACACCATCCTGCCGCCCAATACCGAACTTTGTTTGGCGGCGGGTGACGGATCGATCGGAGTCGTCTCGGCAAGTAGCCAACACCAAGGTGGCGCGCATATTTTGTTTGCCGACGGCTCGGTTCAGTTTATCAGTGATTCAATCGAAGCGGGGACCAGCAGCGCCCCATCGGTTTGGCTCAACGGAGCGAACACCACCGCGCCAAGCAATATGCCGGGAGCTTCAAGCCCCTATGGGCTTTGGGGATCACTCGGTACCCGCGCCAGCAACGAAGTTGTTCAGGAGTCGTTCCAGTGA
- a CDS encoding Gfo/Idh/MocA family protein — protein sequence MSTTRRQFIKTTAAASAMATTGIASVGALQAQENSKKLRLAAIGVGGSRGRYNRGGSIARGAAKFADMIAVCDVDDLHTEEFNQAFGGKLNKYRDYREMLQKEKPQVVTIGTPDHWHVPIAIEALRSGADVYCEKPLTLTIDEGKQIRKVVEETGRVFQVGTQQRSTKSLFLTAIAMVHTGHLGNNVNAYVAIGGAPGDGPFETTEAPDDLDWNLWLGPAQEAGYCEERRRMFRWYFDYSGGKMTDWGAHHIDIAQWALAPGETGPTRVKGSGEFPKIVPSNFDWPSYLDGELSLPNGYNTATKFSIDLSFDNGSTINVNDRYKREGDNVDFPNGILFEGDKGRIFVNRGKLEGGPVNRLTDADKKELDAYITKLCKGKKPGDHMGNFFECIGDRSKPISDVWSHQRTMTSCHLCNIALMTGRELKWDPKREVFIDDEDANRYLSRKSRQFDTVS from the coding sequence ATGTCAACGACACGTCGTCAGTTCATCAAGACCACCGCAGCCGCATCGGCGATGGCGACCACCGGAATCGCTTCGGTGGGAGCTTTGCAGGCTCAGGAAAATTCAAAAAAGCTACGCTTGGCGGCGATCGGCGTCGGCGGGTCGCGCGGTCGCTACAACCGAGGCGGCTCGATCGCTCGCGGTGCAGCCAAGTTTGCCGACATGATCGCCGTTTGCGACGTGGACGACTTGCACACCGAGGAGTTCAATCAGGCCTTTGGCGGCAAATTGAATAAATATCGTGACTATCGCGAGATGCTGCAAAAGGAAAAGCCGCAAGTGGTCACGATCGGAACTCCTGATCATTGGCATGTGCCGATCGCGATCGAAGCCCTTCGCAGCGGCGCCGATGTGTATTGCGAAAAACCGTTGACGTTGACGATCGATGAAGGCAAGCAGATCCGCAAAGTCGTCGAAGAAACCGGACGCGTCTTCCAAGTTGGCACGCAACAACGGAGTACCAAGTCGTTGTTCCTGACCGCGATCGCGATGGTTCACACCGGACACCTTGGTAATAATGTCAACGCTTATGTCGCGATCGGTGGTGCCCCCGGTGACGGTCCTTTTGAAACAACCGAAGCCCCCGATGACCTCGATTGGAATTTGTGGCTCGGGCCAGCACAGGAAGCCGGGTACTGCGAAGAACGCCGCCGGATGTTCCGCTGGTACTTTGACTACTCCGGCGGAAAAATGACCGACTGGGGGGCTCATCACATCGACATCGCCCAGTGGGCACTTGCTCCCGGTGAAACGGGACCGACGCGGGTCAAAGGAAGCGGCGAATTTCCAAAAATCGTCCCCAGCAACTTTGACTGGCCGAGCTACCTTGACGGCGAACTGAGCCTGCCCAATGGCTACAACACCGCCACCAAATTCAGCATCGACCTGAGCTTCGACAACGGATCGACGATCAATGTCAACGATCGCTACAAACGCGAAGGTGACAATGTCGACTTCCCCAATGGCATTTTGTTCGAAGGCGACAAAGGGCGTATCTTTGTCAACCGAGGAAAACTGGAGGGCGGACCGGTCAATCGCTTGACCGACGCCGACAAAAAGGAGCTCGATGCCTACATCACAAAGCTTTGCAAAGGCAAAAAGCCGGGTGACCACATGGGGAACTTTTTTGAATGTATCGGCGACCGTAGCAAGCCGATTTCGGACGTTTGGTCGCACCAGCGAACGATGACCTCGTGCCACCTTTGTAACATCGCATTGATGACCGGGCGTGAGCTGAAATGGGATCCCAAGCGTGAGGTCTTTATCGACGACGAAGACGCCAATCGCTATCTGAGTCGCAAATCGCGTCAATTCGATACGGTCAGCTAA
- a CDS encoding helix-turn-helix domain-containing protein: MNTFSISRRRLEQRFRTELKRSPAEEIRRVRMAHVGRLLQDSDKPVATIATEAGFASGASLSQAFRQYFQMTPGEYRRLNQTD; the protein is encoded by the coding sequence ATGAACACGTTTTCGATCTCACGACGAAGACTTGAGCAACGATTTCGTACGGAACTTAAACGCAGTCCCGCCGAAGAAATTCGTCGTGTCCGTATGGCCCACGTCGGTCGCTTGCTGCAGGATTCCGACAAACCGGTGGCCACGATTGCGACCGAAGCTGGGTTTGCTTCTGGGGCGTCGTTGTCGCAAGCCTTTCGACAGTACTTCCAGATGACTCCGGGCGAGTACCGGCGACTGAATCAGACGGATTGA
- a CDS encoding PSD1 and planctomycete cytochrome C domain-containing protein encodes MTIDFVRDVRPILQEHCYECHAGTTEEGGLNLGIKAKAIGESGGDSVIHPGNADESLLIELVSGADQDRLMPPEGNAPLRKEQIALLRAWIDQGATWPDDADIIDPKMDRARTHWAFQRLVSVDVPSRRSDDNWSKGAIDKFIQQRLGSAGLRPSQPADARTLVRRLYFDLIGLPPTSDQIERFIDAYSGDADKAVADLVDQLLDSPRYGERWGRHWLDVARYADSDGQEADQDRPHAYTYRDFVIEAFNEDMPYEQFVRWQIAGDEFQPQSDAAVSATGFLTAGPAFKLPDSFLESERLMNRYNELDDVISTLGSGFLGITVACARCHDHKYDAFSAKEYYQLLGVFHSGDRVSAELPSGKEAFYFKDFDNERRTTWLFRRSDFYDREIEVEIGFPAMLTTGVDADDYWQHAKEAFREYGEPDSTLQRRAFAEWITDTERGGGALLARVMVNRVWHHHFGKGIVETTSDFGVRGDSPSHPLLLEHLTNEFVAGGWSVKTLHRNILNSAVWRQSSRQEASDHRGMDIDPGNRLLWRMTPLRLEAEALRDAMLVASDTLNLQAGGPGFKPYIPPEANLARNIQGASYPKDAKDDASTRRRSVYMFHKRLIPYPMFQAFDRPDLMTSCARRQNTTVAPQAMVILNDGFVRAVARDFAQRLLQPNTGDEALTHVELGDVTKRAFEIAFARLPTDSEVTASIEFIEGQILSRNERSEQQPRLEAITDYCQTLFGLNEFIYVD; translated from the coding sequence GTGACAATTGATTTCGTGCGTGACGTGCGGCCGATTCTGCAAGAACACTGTTATGAATGCCATGCAGGAACGACCGAAGAAGGCGGCCTAAATCTGGGGATTAAAGCCAAAGCGATTGGTGAGAGTGGCGGTGACTCGGTCATCCATCCGGGAAATGCTGACGAAAGTCTATTGATCGAGCTTGTTTCCGGTGCAGACCAAGATCGTCTGATGCCACCGGAAGGAAATGCACCCCTACGGAAAGAACAAATCGCATTGCTGCGAGCATGGATCGACCAAGGTGCGACGTGGCCAGACGATGCCGATATCATCGATCCCAAGATGGATCGCGCGAGAACCCACTGGGCATTTCAACGGCTTGTATCGGTAGACGTGCCATCACGACGTTCCGACGACAACTGGTCCAAAGGGGCGATCGACAAGTTCATACAGCAACGATTAGGCAGCGCGGGGCTTCGCCCGTCACAGCCCGCCGATGCGCGAACGTTGGTCCGCAGGTTGTACTTCGATTTGATCGGTCTACCGCCGACATCGGATCAAATAGAACGATTCATCGACGCTTACTCCGGCGATGCTGACAAGGCTGTCGCGGACCTGGTGGATCAGCTGCTTGATTCGCCGAGGTACGGAGAGCGTTGGGGAAGGCACTGGCTTGACGTTGCTCGCTATGCCGACAGTGATGGGCAAGAAGCGGATCAAGATCGCCCGCACGCCTACACCTACCGCGATTTCGTGATCGAAGCGTTCAACGAGGATATGCCGTACGAACAATTCGTGCGTTGGCAAATAGCCGGTGACGAGTTCCAGCCACAGAGCGATGCGGCGGTTTCGGCGACGGGATTTTTGACCGCCGGACCGGCATTCAAGTTGCCTGATTCGTTTTTGGAAAGCGAACGTTTAATGAATCGCTACAACGAACTTGACGACGTTATCTCCACCCTCGGATCGGGCTTTCTAGGTATCACTGTCGCTTGTGCGCGTTGCCATGACCACAAGTACGACGCGTTTTCAGCTAAGGAGTATTACCAACTGTTGGGCGTATTCCACAGTGGTGACCGTGTTTCGGCTGAGTTGCCCAGCGGGAAGGAAGCGTTTTACTTCAAAGATTTTGACAACGAACGTCGAACGACTTGGTTATTTCGCCGCAGTGATTTTTACGATCGTGAGATCGAGGTCGAAATTGGGTTCCCCGCCATGTTGACCACGGGCGTCGATGCCGATGACTATTGGCAGCATGCCAAGGAAGCATTTCGTGAATACGGGGAACCAGATAGTACGCTACAGCGTCGTGCGTTTGCCGAATGGATCACCGATACCGAACGGGGCGGCGGTGCGTTGCTGGCTCGGGTGATGGTCAATCGGGTTTGGCACCATCACTTCGGAAAAGGCATCGTGGAAACCACCAGTGACTTTGGCGTGCGTGGTGATTCTCCCTCTCATCCGTTGTTGCTCGAACACCTGACTAATGAATTCGTTGCCGGAGGGTGGAGCGTCAAAACGCTACATCGCAACATCCTCAATAGCGCCGTCTGGCGCCAATCCAGCAGGCAAGAAGCAAGCGATCACCGTGGAATGGATATCGACCCGGGCAATCGGTTGCTTTGGCGGATGACGCCGCTTCGATTGGAAGCCGAGGCGCTTCGAGATGCGATGCTGGTCGCCAGTGACACCTTGAATTTGCAAGCCGGTGGCCCGGGGTTTAAGCCCTACATCCCACCGGAAGCTAACTTGGCTCGAAACATCCAGGGAGCGAGCTATCCCAAGGATGCCAAGGACGACGCCAGCACTCGACGCCGAAGTGTCTACATGTTTCACAAGCGTCTGATTCCGTACCCGATGTTTCAAGCGTTTGATCGTCCGGACTTGATGACCAGTTGTGCCCGGCGACAGAACACAACCGTGGCTCCGCAAGCGATGGTGATCCTAAACGATGGATTCGTGCGTGCCGTCGCACGGGATTTCGCCCAGCGGTTGCTCCAGCCGAATACGGGCGATGAAGCACTCACGCATGTCGAACTGGGCGATGTGACTAAACGTGCCTTCGAAATTGCATTCGCCCGCCTTCCGACTGACAGCGAAGTAACTGCATCGATTGAGTTTATCGAAGGCCAAATCCTATCTCGCAACGAACGTTCCGAACAGCAACCGCGTCTGGAAGCAATCACAGATTATTGCCAGACACTGTTTGGTCTAAACGAATTTATCTACGTCGATTGA